A genome region from Chengkuizengella sp. SCS-71B includes the following:
- a CDS encoding bifunctional 2',3'-cyclic-nucleotide 2'-phosphodiesterase/3'-nucleotidase, protein MKKSKKKLVLNTALALGLVIPSVLPTVSYAEENKDIVNLRVLETTDIHVNLVNYDYYKDLEVDGFGLAKTASLIKKAREEATNSLLFDNGDLIQGNPLGDYVAKIDELEVGETHPVYKAMNLLDYDAGNIGNHEFNYGLDFLEKTLAGSNFPYVNANVYIDDQDDDPTNDENYFTPYLILDREVVDEDGETHTLKVGVIGFTPPQIMKWDKKNLEGKVIAKDIVETAEKFVPEMKEKGADIIITIPHSGLGASNKDGLQENAIFDLSKVEGIDAILFGHSHQVFPSASYADIEGVDVEAGTINGTSAVMPGFWGDHLGVIDFELEKIDGKWVVNSSQSSVQKIYDKDTKTALVDADAEIVEAVKEDHDATIEWVRSAVGETTAPINSYFALVQDDPSIQIVTNAQKWYVEKFIQGTEYDGIPVVSAGAPFKAGGRGGVSYFTDVPTGEIAIKNVADLYLYPNTLQAVLINGDDLKQWLEMSAGQFNKIDTTVKEEQTLINTSFPTYNFDVIDGVTYEIDVTQPAKYDSKGNVVNPDNSRIVNLQFEGQPVSAEQKFIVATNNYRASGGGNFPGINGEKIIIESPDENRQIIINYILEKQTINPSADMNWTFAPIDANVNVTFETSPEAQKYVEGENFKYIETGENGFAKFSIALGNGEASENETGDVTEETPTEEGTEENNEEATTDAYVVQSGDNLWKIAAAQLGDGAKWESIYEMNKDVIGNNPHLIVPGQKISLP, encoded by the coding sequence ATGAAAAAGTCAAAGAAAAAACTAGTTCTTAATACAGCATTAGCGTTAGGTCTAGTCATTCCATCCGTATTACCTACTGTATCTTATGCAGAGGAAAATAAAGATATCGTAAATCTTAGAGTTTTGGAGACTACGGATATCCACGTAAACCTAGTAAACTATGATTACTACAAAGATTTAGAAGTTGATGGATTCGGACTTGCGAAAACGGCTTCATTAATTAAAAAAGCAAGAGAAGAAGCAACAAACAGTCTATTATTTGATAATGGAGACCTTATTCAAGGAAACCCATTAGGAGACTATGTAGCTAAAATCGATGAGTTGGAAGTAGGAGAAACTCATCCAGTATATAAAGCAATGAATTTATTAGATTACGATGCTGGAAACATCGGAAATCATGAATTTAACTATGGTTTAGATTTCCTTGAAAAGACTTTAGCAGGATCTAATTTTCCGTACGTAAATGCAAACGTATACATTGACGATCAAGATGATGATCCAACAAATGATGAAAACTATTTTACACCATACTTAATTTTAGATCGTGAAGTTGTGGATGAAGATGGAGAAACTCATACTTTAAAAGTAGGTGTGATTGGTTTTACTCCACCTCAAATCATGAAATGGGATAAGAAGAATTTAGAAGGTAAAGTGATTGCGAAAGATATTGTAGAAACAGCTGAAAAATTTGTTCCTGAAATGAAAGAAAAAGGCGCGGATATCATTATTACTATCCCACATTCAGGGTTAGGAGCTTCAAATAAGGATGGGTTGCAGGAAAACGCTATATTTGATTTAAGTAAAGTAGAGGGAATTGATGCGATTTTATTCGGACATTCCCATCAAGTTTTCCCAAGTGCTTCTTATGCAGATATTGAAGGCGTAGATGTAGAAGCTGGAACCATTAATGGTACATCTGCAGTGATGCCTGGTTTCTGGGGAGATCACTTAGGCGTTATTGATTTTGAATTAGAAAAGATAGATGGTAAATGGGTGGTAAATTCATCGCAATCATCTGTACAAAAAATATATGATAAAGATACAAAAACAGCTTTGGTTGATGCAGATGCTGAAATTGTTGAAGCAGTAAAAGAAGATCATGATGCAACAATTGAGTGGGTAAGAAGTGCTGTTGGAGAAACTACAGCGCCAATTAATAGTTATTTTGCATTAGTACAAGATGATCCATCTATTCAAATCGTTACAAATGCACAAAAGTGGTATGTAGAAAAATTTATTCAAGGTACGGAATATGACGGAATTCCAGTTGTATCCGCTGGAGCACCATTTAAAGCTGGTGGACGTGGAGGAGTAAGTTACTTTACAGATGTACCGACTGGTGAAATTGCAATTAAAAATGTTGCCGATTTATATTTATATCCAAATACATTGCAAGCTGTTCTTATTAATGGTGATGATTTAAAACAATGGTTGGAAATGTCTGCAGGACAATTCAATAAAATTGATACAACCGTTAAAGAAGAACAAACACTAATCAATACAAGTTTCCCTACTTACAATTTTGACGTTATTGATGGTGTGACTTATGAAATTGATGTAACACAACCAGCAAAATATGATTCAAAAGGAAACGTTGTTAATCCAGATAATAGTCGTATTGTGAATTTACAGTTTGAAGGTCAACCTGTTTCAGCAGAGCAGAAATTTATTGTAGCTACTAATAACTATCGTGCTAGTGGTGGTGGAAACTTCCCTGGTATTAATGGTGAGAAAATAATCATTGAATCTCCTGATGAAAATCGTCAAATTATTATCAACTACATATTAGAAAAACAAACGATTAACCCATCTGCGGATATGAACTGGACATTTGCGCCAATTGATGCCAATGTGAACGTAACGTTTGAAACTTCTCCAGAAGCTCAAAAATATGTAGAAGGTGAAAACTTCAAGTATATTGAAACTGGGGAAAATGGTTTTGCTAAATTTTCAATTGCTTTAGGTAATGGTGAAGCTTCAGAGAATGAAACAGGAGATGTTACTGAAGAAACACCTACTGAAGAAGGTACAGAGGAAAATAATGAAGAAGCAACTACTGATGCTTACGTTGTTCAATCAGGTGATAATTTATGGAAAATTGCTGCTGCTCAATTAGGGGATGGGGCCAAATGGGAATCTATTTACGAAATGAATAAAGATGTGATTGGAAACAACCCACATCTAATCGTACCTGGTCAAAAAATTTCACTACCTTAA
- the bioC gene encoding malonyl-ACP O-methyltransferase BioC has product MTINKKLVRKNFSRHAFEYDLYAKIQKVMANKLLQLIQHKTSKPYLNILEIGCGTGNLTKLLLEHYPNAKYTVFDLSESMIQQTKRKIGGMQKNIDFFAVDAEGILNRDLTKKASEVSDHIFDQTYDLIISNATFQWFNTPEQTIEAYMNSLNSNGVFAFSTFGPDTFYELHTSFYEVEKQLNIAHQQHGQKFISMNEWQQVFKQQMKEICIVEEKIAEQYDSVREFMHHVKRVGAGNANKHDSSQAGIGINRRLILNMEKYYAKHFATTQGVRATYHLCYGVYEK; this is encoded by the coding sequence ACGCAAAAATTCAAAAAGTAATGGCTAATAAGCTGCTGCAATTAATACAGCACAAAACTTCAAAACCATACCTAAACATATTAGAAATTGGTTGTGGGACAGGAAACTTAACGAAATTACTCCTTGAACACTATCCAAATGCAAAATACACTGTGTTTGATTTGTCTGAATCAATGATTCAACAAACCAAACGTAAAATTGGAGGGATGCAAAAAAACATAGATTTCTTTGCAGTTGATGCTGAGGGTATTCTGAATCGTGACCTAACGAAGAAAGCATCAGAAGTTAGCGATCATATATTTGATCAAACCTACGATTTAATTATTTCAAATGCAACCTTTCAGTGGTTCAATACACCTGAACAAACGATTGAAGCTTACATGAATAGCTTAAATTCAAACGGAGTATTTGCTTTCTCTACTTTTGGTCCAGACACGTTTTATGAATTGCACACTTCTTTTTACGAGGTTGAAAAACAGTTGAATATAGCGCACCAACAACACGGGCAAAAATTTATAAGTATGAATGAGTGGCAGCAAGTATTTAAACAACAAATGAAAGAAATTTGTATAGTGGAAGAAAAGATTGCAGAACAGTACGATAGTGTTAGAGAATTCATGCACCATGTTAAAAGAGTAGGGGCCGGAAATGCTAATAAACATGACTCCTCTCAAGCAGGTATAGGTATAAATCGCAGATTGATTTTAAATATGGAGAAATATTATGCAAAGCATTTTGCCACGACTCAAGGAGTTCGAGCTACATATCATTTATGTTATGGTGTGTATGAGAAATAA